One region of Nitrospirota bacterium genomic DNA includes:
- the rpsO gene encoding 30S ribosomal protein S15 — protein MPLSKEGKGEIINRYKTHESDTGSPEVQIALLSARIEYLTEHFRTHKKDHHSRRGLLKLVGTRRKLLDYLKGSDKDRYENIRQSLGLRK, from the coding sequence ATGCCTCTGAGCAAGGAGGGAAAAGGGGAGATCATAAACCGGTATAAGACGCATGAGAGCGACACCGGTTCTCCCGAAGTTCAAATCGCTCTGCTGAGCGCACGCATCGAGTACCTGACCGAGCACTTCCGCACGCACAAGAAGGACCACCACTCTCGCAGGGGGCTCCTCAAGCTTGTGGGCACGAGGAGAAAGCTCCTGGACTACCTCAAGGGTTCGGACAAAGACAGGTACGAAAACATCAGACAAAGCTTAGGGCTTAGGAAGTAG